The DNA segment GacatgctagaaataatgtctaTACCTCCTTTTATGACGTCATGAAATAGTTTCCTGTttaatggccatttttcatgtgACATCTCTTGCATCAAATTTATAGGTGCTAGCTTTTGTTCTCTGAAGATAGACTAACTATGGTAATTTGCACGTCTAAGATTTGCTGATTTAGAAATTAAACCATGGATTTTGTTGTTGATGATATCTTTTGCAGGTTGGTGACCAAGAGGAAAAGTTGGCAGAAGGAATCAAACTATATGCCGTATCTTCTACTGCAACGTCAAAGCGGAGCATTCTTGGTGATCTTGTAACAGTATGAATCAGCAGACCCTGCCATTTAATCTATTTATGCTATCACTTATTGGATTTTCTGTGAAAGCCAAGCCTGTATGAGTTTCTGCTGTTCTGAAGAGTTTCTTATATTCACATGCATTTCCTGATAATTTTAAGAAGGATTTTGTTCACAGTGTCAATATTGCTTGTTAAGATATAAATTACCCTGGGAATGAAGAAAATTCTTAGGTTGACTTGGTTACCTTCTTATGATTAAGAGGACACCACAGACCATATGCAAGGAATGGACATTGAGAAGTTGGACTTTTGGAAGCATGGCCAGTTGGTCACGAAGCATCCAAAACAATGCTAGCAATATATGgtcatgtacttcaaaataaaGGGAGTCATACACTACTAGGATAGTAAGATTTACTTGTACAAATGTGCAAAATTTCATTTATAGTTCCTTTATTCTTATTTGTCTTTCTAAACAACTAaactttgattttaatttaattatctgtTGTTACATATTCAAGTTGAATGCACACGTTCAAATCTATGGCAGTTGTTCTTTTCTCATGTAATATACCCATTGTGCTCATTACTGCACTTCTTATATTAATTCAATTAGGCTTGGTATTGATTATTGTTTGGGAGAAATCAATGTAAGAATTGAATATTGCTGTTATGTTCAGGTTTATGCAAAGGGTGGGAAGACTATTATCTTTACTCAGACTAAACGAGATGCTGATGAAGTGTCAATGGCATTAACAAATAGTATAGCTTCTGAGGCATTGCATGGAGATATATCTCAGCACCAGAGAGAGAGAACTTTAAATGGCTTTCGGCAAGGAAAATTTACAGTGCTTGTTGCCACAGATGTTGCTTCTCGTGGGCTTGATATTCCAAATGTTGATTTGGTAAGGTCAAGAAATTGCTTTTGTAATCCTTGTATTAGGAACTTCCCATTCCCTTGAAGCATGTTAAACTTTTTTAGTTGACAGTATTGCACATGTTAAGATACTGTTGAACTAGTAACAAGATTTTGGACAATTCCatagtttttttattattttttaaaaatttttaagaatgGTATGTGAAACTAGTTAATATCTTCTCAATTAAAAATCTGATTCTAGGAAATTCTTCTCATAGTAGTCATTAAAGATTAACTCGTGTATGCAGTAGAATTACATTTCATTGCATTAGTTAAGAGAACATGTTGAGTTTATTATTTAGCTGTGTACTTTTGAAGGAATATGCACTCATGAGGTCACCTGAGGTATTATCCAAGAAATATTGATCTTTTTGCAACATACAAGAACTTTTCTGTGGAAAGATTTCCATTTCCTTAAAATCTCACTCCTCCAACTTTCAAGTTCTATTTGTATTTGAAAAATGATAATAACCTTTAGCCTTGTTCACACCTTTTTCCAGGTTATCCATTATGAACTTCCCAATGATCCTGAAACTTTTGTGCATCGGTCTGGTCGTACTGGACGTGCAGGCAAGGAAGGTACTGCCATTCTGATGTTCAGTAGTAGTCAAAGGAGGACAGTTAGATCTCTTGAGCGTGATGTGGGGTGCAAGTTTGAATTTGTTGGTCCACCATCTACTGAGCAAGTTTTGGAGTCATCAGCTGAGCAAGTGGTTGCGACTCTAAATGGAGTTCACGCTGAGTCTGTTGAATTTTTCACCCCAGCTGCCCAGAAATTGATTAAAGAACAAGGCACAAGTGCTCTTGCTGCTGCACTTGCACATTTGAGTGGATTTTCCCAGCCTCCTTCATCTCGATCTCTCATTAACCATGAGCAGGTAAGCCTCCAGCCATCAAATTTTAAATCGTATTATGCAAGTCTTTGATTTGTCTTGTGGGCTTTTTTCTTGTGAAATTAGATTTTAAATTCTGAACTTATGCGATACTACATTTAAGGATAGCATAGCTTTCCCAAAGTTATATACTTAGGTTTGGATAAGGAATATGAAAATCAGGAttttaaatttgagttttgggttcaaattgtgTATATATTAAATTAAGATTCATACTTGTAAAGTATTTTGCGTTTGAAATTATGACTTTACAACCGCTACTAAACAAGTTTTCATGTGGTGTAATGtatctatctccactaatgaacCAAACAAATCATATTCATTGTAAGCACCATTTAAGCAATTTAAAAATGTCATGCCCAAATTCATTCAAATACACACCCATGCAAACACAATCTATGATAGACTTGCTGCTGTTTTCTCATCAACATGCTTAGAAGAGAACTGCTCAAGGAAGTAACTTTGTGCAATGCCAGTGATCAGTGTAGTACTTCAAACCTATGCTTTACTTTCCTGTGGGGTTATACTTGttccttttctttatttgtattacaATTTTGAATTTCTAGTCAATGTTTGTAGTCTCCTGCAAATAATTTGAACTGGACCTTTCATTTCAGGGATGGATAACATTGCAGCTGACACGGGATCCAAGTTATTCTAGAGGATACTTGTCTGTTAGATCTGTCACTGGTTTTCTTTCTGATGTTTATACTGCTGCAGCAGACGAAGTtggaaaaatatatttaattgctGATGAAAAGGTATGGTTTAGCTATATTGAGTTGAATGTTTATTGATTGATGCATCGGCTTCTTCAAAATGAGTaaggttttatttatttatttattgttttggTCAGATTCAAGGGGCAGTTTTTGATCTTCCAGAGGAGGTTGCTAAAGAGTTATTGAATAAGCAATTACCACCTGGAAACAATATTTCCAAAATCACAAAGGTTCTTTTTTGGGTCCCTTTCTCATCATCTTCTATGTGAACAGTGAACACAATACTGTTTAAATGGCTAATACATAATTACTAAAATCTGTGTACGTTGCCACCTGATAAGGTAATAAAATGTTTTATTGACTTACTTGCAGTTGCCTTCATTACAAGATGATGGGCCTCCCAGTGATTACTATGGCAGGTTTTCTAGCAGAGATCAATCTGCTAGGGGCAGTAGTGCCAGGGGCAGTAGTGCCAGAGGCAGTAGGGGGGGCCAAAGAGGTTTTAGAGCCTCCCGGGGTAGGGGTGCTGGTCGAGATTTttctgatgatgatgaagatacaTATAGGCGTGGACAGCGAGGTGGCCGAAGCTATTCAAAAAGCAGGAGCTATTCAAGAAGCAGCAGTGATGATTGGCTGATTAACGGTGGCAGATCAAGCAGGTCTTCACCTCGAGATAGGTATGTAATACTGCATGAGAAACTTGGTGCTTTTTTGTTTGTTGGttctgttattattattattattattattattattattatagtgcTTCTTATGCTGTCTCTCCCATATATagctaagatgattaaaatttaaGGCACATggaaacatttttttttctttcctaaaTTCCGATACAGTAATGGAGACATGAGAATTAGTGTGAAGTATAGCGAAGGGGTAAAACAAAAGTGGGCCAGCAATCTTTACCAAGACATCTTGTGTTGAGCCACTATACAAATAAGATTAGGAATTTCAATTGTTTTAGCTTCAGTAACCTTAATGGGATTGATAACAGTTGTATATGCCTGATGCTGCTACCGATGATTTTCTAATCTTTGttgctactttttttttttattttttttttggctttttcCTCTTGGCTTCTGGTTTTTTCTAATCAAGGTTTTATTTGATTTTCATGTTCTGATATGTTTAAGGGATTTGATAATGTATTTCTTGTAGACTGTTAACATAAAAGTTAATTTTGATCAAATATACATTGATTTATTGACAAACTGACGGTATATTTTGATGTGTGCGAGAGAAGCTTTGGAGGTGCTTGTTTTAACTGTGGGCGGCCTGGGCACAGAGCATCAGATTGTCCTACCAAGAGAGCCTTTTAGTTCAGATCCCATATAAATCAGGTTTGTCATCAAACAGAACAAATTACAGGTTGCTGCTGGGAGTTCCTGTTCTGCTATTTTGTTTGCAACCTGTAACTCTCCCAAGGGAGCAGTTGggggacctgaaatttttatcatctctctccatctctcgcctcttccctctccctccCAGAAATAGTTAACAACGGCTGATTGGAAAGTCAAATCCATTTTAATGGAATTTTATTTGGGCGGTGATACGGTTAAATATTTGATTCTGTTAAGTTGTTACATATTCTTTTACTAGATTATTCAAACAACGGACCTCTTGTTATGGATTCATTGACGTTCAATTAGTACTAATTATCTAATCATTTAGTAAGAAGAATTAACTGAGGGAGAATTATTAGAATAATTGTATGGACTGGGAACATTAAAAAATAGTACTTTACTAAAATAAGAACGGCAGTTTTTGCTTAATTTTAGGAAGGTAGGATCCCTGTATTAAGATAGAAGGTGCACATACATCAGGTCTAAAACTTTTTTCAGTCGAGTTGTCTCGAAAGAAAACTTTTCTGTGTTAGGAGACAGGGAAAAGTGTTATGGTACCTGTCCGAAATTGTAAGAGAAAAATGTTATAGTGCCTAAACTGTTCTATCAAACCATGGAtagaaaatgcaaaatgtggtgctGCCACGTGGACATGGGCGCTT comes from the Hevea brasiliensis isolate MT/VB/25A 57/8 chromosome 5, ASM3005281v1, whole genome shotgun sequence genome and includes:
- the LOC110644010 gene encoding DEAD-box ATP-dependent RNA helicase 3, chloroplastic; translated protein: MASSAIGVSSILCTPSTELSTRRHTTATPTLSSFSFPLPLYEKPHFISLVTSGEGGGGGGGGGGGRPLLVLQSSAHYKHRLSFVPSAIATPNSILSEEAFKGLSGRLSDFDGDNDVRSGVYESETETAGGDSFPDEDELAISRLGLPQRLVESLEKRGITHLFPIQRAVLVPALEGRDLIARAKTGTGKTLAFGIPILKHLTEDTTQLSPRSRTGRLPRVLVLAPTRELAKQVEKEINESAPYLNTVCVYGGVSYITQRNALSHGVDVVVGTPGRIIDLINSNSLRLGEVEYLVLDEADQMLSFGFEEDVEVILENLPSKRQSMLFSATMPTWVKKLARKYLDNPLQIDLVGDQEEKLAEGIKLYAVSSTATSKRSILGDLVTVYAKGGKTIIFTQTKRDADEVSMALTNSIASEALHGDISQHQRERTLNGFRQGKFTVLVATDVASRGLDIPNVDLVIHYELPNDPETFVHRSGRTGRAGKEGTAILMFSSSQRRTVRSLERDVGCKFEFVGPPSTEQVLESSAEQVVATLNGVHAESVEFFTPAAQKLIKEQGTSALAAALAHLSGFSQPPSSRSLINHEQGWITLQLTRDPSYSRGYLSVRSVTGFLSDVYTAAADEVGKIYLIADEKIQGAVFDLPEEVAKELLNKQLPPGNNISKITKLPSLQDDGPPSDYYGRFSSRDQSARGSSARGSSARGSRGGQRGFRASRGRGAGRDFSDDDEDTYRRGQRGGRSYSKSRSYSRSSSDDWLINGGRSSRSSPRDSFGGACFNCGRPGHRASDCPTKRAF